In Anas acuta chromosome 5, bAnaAcu1.1, whole genome shotgun sequence, a single window of DNA contains:
- the PLEKHG3 gene encoding pleckstrin homology domain-containing family G member 3 isoform X1, whose product MPVPACPQRPALGEVPAAPTRGMEEEEEEEAACDGEEPWLANSNNNAAPGGRPGARGVRPPGQEPSYLQRVLLEIVESERTYARDLRGIVEGYLGKIIDAEEPPLRPEQVSALFGNIEDIYELSSNLLQSLESCACDPVAVAVCFVTRSQEFDIYTQYCNNYPNSVAALSECMRSKQQARFFRECQEQMRHALPLGAYLLKPVQRILKYHLLLQEIAKHFERKSGDDYEVVVEAIDTMTCVAWYINDMKRKHEHAIRQQEIQSLLLQWKGPDLTSYGELVLEGTFRVQRARSERAVFLFDKLLLITKRRGDHYVYKSHILCSSLMLIESTRDSLCFSVAHYKHIKQQYGLQAKSVEEKRVWTHHIKRLILENHHAIVPQKAKEAILEMDLFHPPRLPRYSPERLHRSRSCQPLDQPRHGRRQSEPFERRDRAETLPDRLQGHAGRRQSEPTKQILRQLGEHGERLGVTSGGGGNFGVLPPPPQSSPLLFFLPPHTRLAGLKHAGSEGTLLEAGEPPQPPRAWAAAGGVVEEEEEEEEEEEEALGKDSQEEQDGHGDKDGDVAEEPQEEQGTPAGSCEWHHEVAATPVSPVSPLRTGELGEGTETPAPPSPSGTPPPGLPDGEGDPEQHPDTEVGTGEDPRALSSEEEEEEEEEGHGEDSILPPSVLDQASVIAERFGSSLSRRGSLALEGRSGSTLSLDGPPPESGAPRSPPPSPEPPPPTPRRRSLLSTQDLLLLRKIRSYYDNAEHQDAGFSIKRRESLSYIPKGLVRTSVSRINSWPPPEPASPKTPPEPASPKTPLEPVSPKTPPEPLSPKTPPEPVLAVDGAPPARQENGLQPPAEPLLIVEEGDVGAGDPPGVLALGSPPGRPATRVYQLARQYSLRIKSRRRRAGLPLGDSATHTSTPGLPKPPVSPGDSVTPTVSGAPRSPPSPGGGGTEPFSWPDVRELRARFGAPRPPPVTRSRSAPEGPGRGGRPAAKERGGGRSRSAEAGVGTPDPWRSAGGGGGHHHHHQQQPGGLWVTAQAPLGPGGQRVVVLERLPPPAATEPPTYVQIRSPTTREKICLKAVVERCKAYQASEEYRRRCPPGQGEPPEPPRHGLVRDLRQKFQTLDAAS is encoded by the exons aTGCCGGTGCCCGCCTGCCCGCAGCGCCCTGCCCTCGGCGAGGTGCCGGCGGCTCCCACCCGCggcatggaggaggaggaggaggaggaggcggcgtgCGACGGCGAGGAGCCCTGGCTGgccaacagcaacaacaacgcggccccgggggggcggccgggggcgcGGGGCGTGCGCCCCCCGGGCCAGGAGCCCTCGTACCTGCAGCGCGTGCTGCTGGAGATCGTGGAGTCGGAGCGCACCTACGCCCGTGACCTACGTGGCATCGTGGAG GGCTACCTGGGGAAGATCATCGATGCCGAGGAGCCGCCGCTGCGGCCGGAGCAGGTCAGCGCGCTTTTTGGGAACATCGAGGACATCTACGAGCTCAGCAG CaacctgctgcagagcctggagaGCTGCGCCTGCGACCCGGTGGCCGTGGCCGTCTGCTTCGTGACGCGG AGCCAGGAGTTTGACATCTACACGCAGTACTGCAACAACTACCCCAA CTCGGTGGCGGCGCTGAGCGAGTGCATGAGGAGCAAGCAGCAGGCACGCTTCTTCCGCGAGTGCCAGGAGCAGATGCGGCACGCGCTGCCGCTGGGCGCCTACCTGCTGAAACCCGTCCAGAGGATCCTCAAGTACCACCTGCTGCTCCAG GAGATCGCCAAGCACTTCGAGCGCAAATCGGGGGACGACTAcgaggtggtggtggaggccATCGACACCATGACCTGCGTGGCTTGGTACATCAACGACATGAAGCGCAAGCACGAGCACGCCATCCGCCAGCAG GAGATCCAgtcgctgctgctgcagtggaaGGGGCCGGACCTGACCAGCTACggggagctggtgctggagggcACCTTCCGCGTGCAGCGGGCGCGCAGCGAGCGCGCCGTCTTCCTCTTCGACAAGCTGCTCCTCATCACCAAGCGCCGCGGGGACCACTACGTCTACAAGAGCCACATCCTG TGCTCCTCGCTGATGCTGATCGAGAGCACGCGGGACTCGCTCTGCTTCAGCGTGGCGCACTACAAGCACATCAAGCAGCAGTACGGCCTGCAG gcCAAGAGCGTGGAGGAGAAGCGCGTCTGGACCCACCACATCAAGCGGCTCATCCTGGAGAACCACCACGCCATCGTCCCCCAGAAG GCCAAGGAAGCCATCCTGGAGATGGACTTGTTCC ACCCCCCGCGCCTGCCCCGCTACAGCCCCGAGCGCCTGCACCGGAGCCGCTCCTGCCAGCCTCTGGACCAGCCGCGCCACGGCCGCCGGCAGTCgg AGCCCTTCGAGCGCCGCGACCGCGCCGAGACGCTGCCGGACCGGCTGCAGGGGCACGCGGGGCGCCGGCAGTCGG AGCCCACCAAGCAGATCCTGCGGCAGCTGGGTGAGCACGGTGAGCGGCTGGGGGTGACGTCAGGAGGGGGGGGCAATTttggggtgctgcccccccccccccaaagctcacctctgctcttcttcctccccccacacacacggCTGGCAGGGCTTAAG cacgCAGGCAGTGAGGGGACCCTCCTGGAGGCGGGggagcccccacagccccccagggcctgggctgcagctgggggcgtcgtggaggaggaggaggaggaagaggaggaggaagaggaggcttTGGGCAAGGacagccaggaggagcaggatggGCACGGGGACAAGGACGGGGACGTGGCGGAGGagccccaggaggagcag GGGACCCCGGCAGGGAGCTGCGAGTGGCACCACGAGGTCGCTGCCACCCCGGTGTCACCGGTGTCCCCACTGCGCACCGGGGAGCTCGGCGAGGGGACGGAGAcccccgcgcccccctccccatcGGGGACCCCCCCGCCGGGGCTGCCTGACGGGGAGGGCGACCCCGAGCAGCACCCGGATACGGAGGTGGGCACCGGGGAGGACCCGCGGGCGTTGAGcagcgaggaagaggaggaggaggaggaggaaggccacGGGGAGGACAGCATCCTGCCCCCCTCGGTGCTGGACCAGGCCAGCGTCATCGCCGAGCGCTTCGGCAGCAGCCTGTCGCGCCGCGGCAGCCTGGCGCTGGAGGGGCGCAGCGGCAGCACCCTCAGCCTCGACGGGCCCCCCCCGGAAAGCGgggcgccccgcagccccccgccgtCCCCAGaacccccccctcccaccccccggCGCCGCTCGCTCCTCTCCAcccaggacctgctgctgctgcgcaAGATCCGGAGCTACTACGACAACGCCGAGCACCAGGACGCCGGCTTCAGCATCAAGCGCCGCGAGAGCCTCTCCTACATCCCCAAGGGGCTGGTGAGGACCTCGGTCTCCAGAATCAACAGCTGGCCCCCCCCGGAGCCAGCGAGCCCCAAAACACCCCCGGAACCAGCGAGCCCCAAAACGCCTCTGGAACCAGTGAGTCCCAAAACGCCTCCGGAGCCGCTGAGCCCCAAAACGCCTCCGGAGCCGGTGCTGGCGGTGGATGGAGCACCCCCTGCGCGCCAGGAGAacgggctgcagccccccgccgAGCCGCTGCTCATCGTGGAGGAGGGCGACGTTGGTGCCGGGGACCCCCCGGGGGTGCTGGCACTTGGGAGCCCCCCCGGGCGCCCTGCCACCAGGGTGTACCAGCTGGCCCGCCAGTACAGCCTGCGCATCaagagccgccgccgccgcgccggcCTGCCGCTGGGGGACAGTGCCACCCACACCAGCACCCCAG gtttGCCCAAGCCGCCCGTGTCCCCAGGGGACTCCGTCACCCCCACGGTGTCCGGTGCCCCCCGCAGCCCGCCCAGCCCTGGCGGTGGCGGCACCGAGCCCTTCTCCTGGCCAGACGTGCGGGAGCTGCGTGCCCGTTTCGGCGCCCCGCGGCCTCCACCGGTGACCCGCAGCCGCTCAGCACCCGAGGGGCCGGGGCGTGGGGGGCGTCCGGCGGCCAaggagcggggcgggggccgcAGCCGCAGCGCTGAGGCGGGCGTGGGGACCCCCGACCCATGGCGCAGTGCTGGTGGCGGTGGTggccaccatcaccaccaccagcagcagcctggggggctgtgggtgaCGGCACAGGCACCCCTGGgccccggggggcagcgggtggtggtgctggagaggctgcccccccctgctgccaccGAGCCCCCCACCTACGTGCAGATCCGCTCGCCCACCACCCGCGAGAAGATCTGCCTGAAGGCGGTGGTGGAGCGCTGCAAAGCCTACCAGGCATCCGAGGAGTACCGGCGGCGCTGCCCTCCCGGGCAGGGcgagccccccgagcccccccggcacGGCCTCGTCAGGGACCTGCGGCAGAAGTTTCAGACCCTCGACGCCGCCAGCTAG
- the PLEKHG3 gene encoding pleckstrin homology domain-containing family G member 3 isoform X3: MPVPACPQRPALGEVPAAPTRGMEEEEEEEAACDGEEPWLANSNNNAAPGGRPGARGVRPPGQEPSYLQRVLLEIVESERTYARDLRGIVEGYLGKIIDAEEPPLRPEQVSALFGNIEDIYELSSNLLQSLESCACDPVAVAVCFVTRSQEFDIYTQYCNNYPNSVAALSECMRSKQQARFFRECQEQMRHALPLGAYLLKPVQRILKYHLLLQEIAKHFERKSGDDYEVVVEAIDTMTCVAWYINDMKRKHEHAIRQQEIQSLLLQWKGPDLTSYGELVLEGTFRVQRARSERAVFLFDKLLLITKRRGDHYVYKSHILCSSLMLIESTRDSLCFSVAHYKHIKQQYGLQAKSVEEKRVWTHHIKRLILENHHAIVPQKAKEAILEMDLFHPPRLPRYSPERLHRSRSCQPLDQPRHGRRQSEPFERRDRAETLPDRLQGHAGRRQSEPTKQILRQLGEHGERLGVTEGTLLEAGEPPQPPRAWAAAGGVVEEEEEEEEEEEEALGKDSQEEQDGHGDKDGDVAEEPQEEQGTPAGSCEWHHEVAATPVSPVSPLRTGELGEGTETPAPPSPSGTPPPGLPDGEGDPEQHPDTEVGTGEDPRALSSEEEEEEEEEGHGEDSILPPSVLDQASVIAERFGSSLSRRGSLALEGRSGSTLSLDGPPPESGAPRSPPPSPEPPPPTPRRRSLLSTQDLLLLRKIRSYYDNAEHQDAGFSIKRRESLSYIPKGLVRTSVSRINSWPPPEPASPKTPPEPASPKTPLEPVSPKTPPEPLSPKTPPEPVLAVDGAPPARQENGLQPPAEPLLIVEEGDVGAGDPPGVLALGSPPGRPATRVYQLARQYSLRIKSRRRRAGLPLGDSATHTSTPGLPKPPVSPGDSVTPTVSGAPRSPPSPGGGGTEPFSWPDVRELRARFGAPRPPPVTRSRSAPEGPGRGGRPAAKERGGGRSRSAEAGVGTPDPWRSAGGGGGHHHHHQQQPGGLWVTAQAPLGPGGQRVVVLERLPPPAATEPPTYVQIRSPTTREKICLKAVVERCKAYQASEEYRRRCPPGQGEPPEPPRHGLVRDLRQKFQTLDAAS; the protein is encoded by the exons aTGCCGGTGCCCGCCTGCCCGCAGCGCCCTGCCCTCGGCGAGGTGCCGGCGGCTCCCACCCGCggcatggaggaggaggaggaggaggaggcggcgtgCGACGGCGAGGAGCCCTGGCTGgccaacagcaacaacaacgcggccccgggggggcggccgggggcgcGGGGCGTGCGCCCCCCGGGCCAGGAGCCCTCGTACCTGCAGCGCGTGCTGCTGGAGATCGTGGAGTCGGAGCGCACCTACGCCCGTGACCTACGTGGCATCGTGGAG GGCTACCTGGGGAAGATCATCGATGCCGAGGAGCCGCCGCTGCGGCCGGAGCAGGTCAGCGCGCTTTTTGGGAACATCGAGGACATCTACGAGCTCAGCAG CaacctgctgcagagcctggagaGCTGCGCCTGCGACCCGGTGGCCGTGGCCGTCTGCTTCGTGACGCGG AGCCAGGAGTTTGACATCTACACGCAGTACTGCAACAACTACCCCAA CTCGGTGGCGGCGCTGAGCGAGTGCATGAGGAGCAAGCAGCAGGCACGCTTCTTCCGCGAGTGCCAGGAGCAGATGCGGCACGCGCTGCCGCTGGGCGCCTACCTGCTGAAACCCGTCCAGAGGATCCTCAAGTACCACCTGCTGCTCCAG GAGATCGCCAAGCACTTCGAGCGCAAATCGGGGGACGACTAcgaggtggtggtggaggccATCGACACCATGACCTGCGTGGCTTGGTACATCAACGACATGAAGCGCAAGCACGAGCACGCCATCCGCCAGCAG GAGATCCAgtcgctgctgctgcagtggaaGGGGCCGGACCTGACCAGCTACggggagctggtgctggagggcACCTTCCGCGTGCAGCGGGCGCGCAGCGAGCGCGCCGTCTTCCTCTTCGACAAGCTGCTCCTCATCACCAAGCGCCGCGGGGACCACTACGTCTACAAGAGCCACATCCTG TGCTCCTCGCTGATGCTGATCGAGAGCACGCGGGACTCGCTCTGCTTCAGCGTGGCGCACTACAAGCACATCAAGCAGCAGTACGGCCTGCAG gcCAAGAGCGTGGAGGAGAAGCGCGTCTGGACCCACCACATCAAGCGGCTCATCCTGGAGAACCACCACGCCATCGTCCCCCAGAAG GCCAAGGAAGCCATCCTGGAGATGGACTTGTTCC ACCCCCCGCGCCTGCCCCGCTACAGCCCCGAGCGCCTGCACCGGAGCCGCTCCTGCCAGCCTCTGGACCAGCCGCGCCACGGCCGCCGGCAGTCgg AGCCCTTCGAGCGCCGCGACCGCGCCGAGACGCTGCCGGACCGGCTGCAGGGGCACGCGGGGCGCCGGCAGTCGG AGCCCACCAAGCAGATCCTGCGGCAGCTGGGTGAGCACGGTGAGCGGCTGGGGGTGAC TGAGGGGACCCTCCTGGAGGCGGGggagcccccacagccccccagggcctgggctgcagctgggggcgtcgtggaggaggaggaggaggaagaggaggaggaagaggaggcttTGGGCAAGGacagccaggaggagcaggatggGCACGGGGACAAGGACGGGGACGTGGCGGAGGagccccaggaggagcag GGGACCCCGGCAGGGAGCTGCGAGTGGCACCACGAGGTCGCTGCCACCCCGGTGTCACCGGTGTCCCCACTGCGCACCGGGGAGCTCGGCGAGGGGACGGAGAcccccgcgcccccctccccatcGGGGACCCCCCCGCCGGGGCTGCCTGACGGGGAGGGCGACCCCGAGCAGCACCCGGATACGGAGGTGGGCACCGGGGAGGACCCGCGGGCGTTGAGcagcgaggaagaggaggaggaggaggaggaaggccacGGGGAGGACAGCATCCTGCCCCCCTCGGTGCTGGACCAGGCCAGCGTCATCGCCGAGCGCTTCGGCAGCAGCCTGTCGCGCCGCGGCAGCCTGGCGCTGGAGGGGCGCAGCGGCAGCACCCTCAGCCTCGACGGGCCCCCCCCGGAAAGCGgggcgccccgcagccccccgccgtCCCCAGaacccccccctcccaccccccggCGCCGCTCGCTCCTCTCCAcccaggacctgctgctgctgcgcaAGATCCGGAGCTACTACGACAACGCCGAGCACCAGGACGCCGGCTTCAGCATCAAGCGCCGCGAGAGCCTCTCCTACATCCCCAAGGGGCTGGTGAGGACCTCGGTCTCCAGAATCAACAGCTGGCCCCCCCCGGAGCCAGCGAGCCCCAAAACACCCCCGGAACCAGCGAGCCCCAAAACGCCTCTGGAACCAGTGAGTCCCAAAACGCCTCCGGAGCCGCTGAGCCCCAAAACGCCTCCGGAGCCGGTGCTGGCGGTGGATGGAGCACCCCCTGCGCGCCAGGAGAacgggctgcagccccccgccgAGCCGCTGCTCATCGTGGAGGAGGGCGACGTTGGTGCCGGGGACCCCCCGGGGGTGCTGGCACTTGGGAGCCCCCCCGGGCGCCCTGCCACCAGGGTGTACCAGCTGGCCCGCCAGTACAGCCTGCGCATCaagagccgccgccgccgcgccggcCTGCCGCTGGGGGACAGTGCCACCCACACCAGCACCCCAG gtttGCCCAAGCCGCCCGTGTCCCCAGGGGACTCCGTCACCCCCACGGTGTCCGGTGCCCCCCGCAGCCCGCCCAGCCCTGGCGGTGGCGGCACCGAGCCCTTCTCCTGGCCAGACGTGCGGGAGCTGCGTGCCCGTTTCGGCGCCCCGCGGCCTCCACCGGTGACCCGCAGCCGCTCAGCACCCGAGGGGCCGGGGCGTGGGGGGCGTCCGGCGGCCAaggagcggggcgggggccgcAGCCGCAGCGCTGAGGCGGGCGTGGGGACCCCCGACCCATGGCGCAGTGCTGGTGGCGGTGGTggccaccatcaccaccaccagcagcagcctggggggctgtgggtgaCGGCACAGGCACCCCTGGgccccggggggcagcgggtggtggtgctggagaggctgcccccccctgctgccaccGAGCCCCCCACCTACGTGCAGATCCGCTCGCCCACCACCCGCGAGAAGATCTGCCTGAAGGCGGTGGTGGAGCGCTGCAAAGCCTACCAGGCATCCGAGGAGTACCGGCGGCGCTGCCCTCCCGGGCAGGGcgagccccccgagcccccccggcacGGCCTCGTCAGGGACCTGCGGCAGAAGTTTCAGACCCTCGACGCCGCCAGCTAG
- the PLEKHG3 gene encoding pleckstrin homology domain-containing family G member 3 isoform X4 codes for MPVPACPQRPALGEVPAAPTRGMEEEEEEEAACDGEEPWLANSNNNAAPGGRPGARGVRPPGQEPSYLQRVLLEIVESERTYARDLRGIVEGYLGKIIDAEEPPLRPEQVSALFGNIEDIYELSSNLLQSLESCACDPVAVAVCFVTRSQEFDIYTQYCNNYPNSVAALSECMRSKQQARFFRECQEQMRHALPLGAYLLKPVQRILKYHLLLQEIAKHFERKSGDDYEVVVEAIDTMTCVAWYINDMKRKHEHAIRQQEIQSLLLQWKGPDLTSYGELVLEGTFRVQRARSERAVFLFDKLLLITKRRGDHYVYKSHILCSSLMLIESTRDSLCFSVAHYKHIKQQYGLQAKSVEEKRVWTHHIKRLILENHHAIVPQKAKEAILEMDLFHPPRLPRYSPERLHRSRSCQPLDQPRHGRRQSEPTKQILRQLGEHGERLGVTEGTLLEAGEPPQPPRAWAAAGGVVEEEEEEEEEEEEALGKDSQEEQDGHGDKDGDVAEEPQEEQGTPAGSCEWHHEVAATPVSPVSPLRTGELGEGTETPAPPSPSGTPPPGLPDGEGDPEQHPDTEVGTGEDPRALSSEEEEEEEEEGHGEDSILPPSVLDQASVIAERFGSSLSRRGSLALEGRSGSTLSLDGPPPESGAPRSPPPSPEPPPPTPRRRSLLSTQDLLLLRKIRSYYDNAEHQDAGFSIKRRESLSYIPKGLVRTSVSRINSWPPPEPASPKTPPEPASPKTPLEPVSPKTPPEPLSPKTPPEPVLAVDGAPPARQENGLQPPAEPLLIVEEGDVGAGDPPGVLALGSPPGRPATRVYQLARQYSLRIKSRRRRAGLPLGDSATHTSTPGLPKPPVSPGDSVTPTVSGAPRSPPSPGGGGTEPFSWPDVRELRARFGAPRPPPVTRSRSAPEGPGRGGRPAAKERGGGRSRSAEAGVGTPDPWRSAGGGGGHHHHHQQQPGGLWVTAQAPLGPGGQRVVVLERLPPPAATEPPTYVQIRSPTTREKICLKAVVERCKAYQASEEYRRRCPPGQGEPPEPPRHGLVRDLRQKFQTLDAAS; via the exons aTGCCGGTGCCCGCCTGCCCGCAGCGCCCTGCCCTCGGCGAGGTGCCGGCGGCTCCCACCCGCggcatggaggaggaggaggaggaggaggcggcgtgCGACGGCGAGGAGCCCTGGCTGgccaacagcaacaacaacgcggccccgggggggcggccgggggcgcGGGGCGTGCGCCCCCCGGGCCAGGAGCCCTCGTACCTGCAGCGCGTGCTGCTGGAGATCGTGGAGTCGGAGCGCACCTACGCCCGTGACCTACGTGGCATCGTGGAG GGCTACCTGGGGAAGATCATCGATGCCGAGGAGCCGCCGCTGCGGCCGGAGCAGGTCAGCGCGCTTTTTGGGAACATCGAGGACATCTACGAGCTCAGCAG CaacctgctgcagagcctggagaGCTGCGCCTGCGACCCGGTGGCCGTGGCCGTCTGCTTCGTGACGCGG AGCCAGGAGTTTGACATCTACACGCAGTACTGCAACAACTACCCCAA CTCGGTGGCGGCGCTGAGCGAGTGCATGAGGAGCAAGCAGCAGGCACGCTTCTTCCGCGAGTGCCAGGAGCAGATGCGGCACGCGCTGCCGCTGGGCGCCTACCTGCTGAAACCCGTCCAGAGGATCCTCAAGTACCACCTGCTGCTCCAG GAGATCGCCAAGCACTTCGAGCGCAAATCGGGGGACGACTAcgaggtggtggtggaggccATCGACACCATGACCTGCGTGGCTTGGTACATCAACGACATGAAGCGCAAGCACGAGCACGCCATCCGCCAGCAG GAGATCCAgtcgctgctgctgcagtggaaGGGGCCGGACCTGACCAGCTACggggagctggtgctggagggcACCTTCCGCGTGCAGCGGGCGCGCAGCGAGCGCGCCGTCTTCCTCTTCGACAAGCTGCTCCTCATCACCAAGCGCCGCGGGGACCACTACGTCTACAAGAGCCACATCCTG TGCTCCTCGCTGATGCTGATCGAGAGCACGCGGGACTCGCTCTGCTTCAGCGTGGCGCACTACAAGCACATCAAGCAGCAGTACGGCCTGCAG gcCAAGAGCGTGGAGGAGAAGCGCGTCTGGACCCACCACATCAAGCGGCTCATCCTGGAGAACCACCACGCCATCGTCCCCCAGAAG GCCAAGGAAGCCATCCTGGAGATGGACTTGTTCC ACCCCCCGCGCCTGCCCCGCTACAGCCCCGAGCGCCTGCACCGGAGCCGCTCCTGCCAGCCTCTGGACCAGCCGCGCCACGGCCGCCGGCAGTCgg AGCCCACCAAGCAGATCCTGCGGCAGCTGGGTGAGCACGGTGAGCGGCTGGGGGTGAC TGAGGGGACCCTCCTGGAGGCGGGggagcccccacagccccccagggcctgggctgcagctgggggcgtcgtggaggaggaggaggaggaagaggaggaggaagaggaggcttTGGGCAAGGacagccaggaggagcaggatggGCACGGGGACAAGGACGGGGACGTGGCGGAGGagccccaggaggagcag GGGACCCCGGCAGGGAGCTGCGAGTGGCACCACGAGGTCGCTGCCACCCCGGTGTCACCGGTGTCCCCACTGCGCACCGGGGAGCTCGGCGAGGGGACGGAGAcccccgcgcccccctccccatcGGGGACCCCCCCGCCGGGGCTGCCTGACGGGGAGGGCGACCCCGAGCAGCACCCGGATACGGAGGTGGGCACCGGGGAGGACCCGCGGGCGTTGAGcagcgaggaagaggaggaggaggaggaggaaggccacGGGGAGGACAGCATCCTGCCCCCCTCGGTGCTGGACCAGGCCAGCGTCATCGCCGAGCGCTTCGGCAGCAGCCTGTCGCGCCGCGGCAGCCTGGCGCTGGAGGGGCGCAGCGGCAGCACCCTCAGCCTCGACGGGCCCCCCCCGGAAAGCGgggcgccccgcagccccccgccgtCCCCAGaacccccccctcccaccccccggCGCCGCTCGCTCCTCTCCAcccaggacctgctgctgctgcgcaAGATCCGGAGCTACTACGACAACGCCGAGCACCAGGACGCCGGCTTCAGCATCAAGCGCCGCGAGAGCCTCTCCTACATCCCCAAGGGGCTGGTGAGGACCTCGGTCTCCAGAATCAACAGCTGGCCCCCCCCGGAGCCAGCGAGCCCCAAAACACCCCCGGAACCAGCGAGCCCCAAAACGCCTCTGGAACCAGTGAGTCCCAAAACGCCTCCGGAGCCGCTGAGCCCCAAAACGCCTCCGGAGCCGGTGCTGGCGGTGGATGGAGCACCCCCTGCGCGCCAGGAGAacgggctgcagccccccgccgAGCCGCTGCTCATCGTGGAGGAGGGCGACGTTGGTGCCGGGGACCCCCCGGGGGTGCTGGCACTTGGGAGCCCCCCCGGGCGCCCTGCCACCAGGGTGTACCAGCTGGCCCGCCAGTACAGCCTGCGCATCaagagccgccgccgccgcgccggcCTGCCGCTGGGGGACAGTGCCACCCACACCAGCACCCCAG gtttGCCCAAGCCGCCCGTGTCCCCAGGGGACTCCGTCACCCCCACGGTGTCCGGTGCCCCCCGCAGCCCGCCCAGCCCTGGCGGTGGCGGCACCGAGCCCTTCTCCTGGCCAGACGTGCGGGAGCTGCGTGCCCGTTTCGGCGCCCCGCGGCCTCCACCGGTGACCCGCAGCCGCTCAGCACCCGAGGGGCCGGGGCGTGGGGGGCGTCCGGCGGCCAaggagcggggcgggggccgcAGCCGCAGCGCTGAGGCGGGCGTGGGGACCCCCGACCCATGGCGCAGTGCTGGTGGCGGTGGTggccaccatcaccaccaccagcagcagcctggggggctgtgggtgaCGGCACAGGCACCCCTGGgccccggggggcagcgggtggtggtgctggagaggctgcccccccctgctgccaccGAGCCCCCCACCTACGTGCAGATCCGCTCGCCCACCACCCGCGAGAAGATCTGCCTGAAGGCGGTGGTGGAGCGCTGCAAAGCCTACCAGGCATCCGAGGAGTACCGGCGGCGCTGCCCTCCCGGGCAGGGcgagccccccgagcccccccggcacGGCCTCGTCAGGGACCTGCGGCAGAAGTTTCAGACCCTCGACGCCGCCAGCTAG